In the Klebsiella aerogenes KCTC 2190 genome, one interval contains:
- the nac gene encoding nitrogen assimilation transcriptional regulator NAC — translation MNLRRLKYFVKIVDIGSLTQAAEVLHIAQPALSQQVATLEGELEQKLLIRTKRGVTPTEAGKILYTHARTILRQCEQAHLAVHNVGQTLSGQVAIGLAPGTAASAITMPLLQTVRNELPEVNVYLQECSGSVLNDKLLGGQLDMAVLYERSPVAGVVSQPLLKEDLYLVGTQNCPGQSVDLSAVAEMSLFLPRDYSAVCARVTEAFTLRRLSAKVIGEIESITTLTAAIASGMGVTVLPESAARSLCATANGWMARISTPSMSLSLSLNTSARGGLSPQAQAVKDILLSLVSRPSLENRELQLVS, via the coding sequence ATGAACTTAAGACGACTGAAGTATTTTGTGAAAATCGTCGATATCGGCAGTCTGACCCAGGCCGCTGAAGTCTTGCATATCGCACAACCGGCGCTGAGTCAGCAGGTAGCGACCCTGGAAGGTGAACTGGAGCAGAAACTGCTGATCCGCACCAAACGAGGCGTTACGCCAACCGAAGCGGGGAAAATTCTCTATACCCACGCGCGAACCATTTTGCGTCAGTGTGAACAGGCGCATCTGGCGGTACATAACGTGGGCCAGACGCTGAGCGGGCAGGTGGCGATTGGCCTAGCACCGGGAACGGCGGCTTCGGCGATCACCATGCCGTTGCTGCAGACCGTGCGTAATGAGCTTCCCGAGGTCAACGTCTATCTGCAGGAATGTAGCGGCAGCGTTTTAAATGACAAGCTGCTTGGCGGCCAACTGGATATGGCGGTGTTGTACGAACGTTCACCGGTAGCTGGAGTGGTCAGCCAGCCGTTGCTAAAAGAGGATTTGTATCTGGTCGGCACGCAAAACTGTCCGGGACAAAGCGTTGATCTCTCGGCGGTGGCGGAGATGAGTCTGTTTTTACCGCGTGACTATAGCGCTGTCTGTGCCAGGGTGACGGAAGCCTTTACATTACGCCGCCTGTCGGCAAAAGTGATCGGCGAGATCGAATCCATCACTACATTAACTGCCGCTATCGCCAGTGGAATGGGCGTTACCGTACTGCCGGAATCGGCGGCGCGCTCGCTGTGTGCTACGGCAAATGGCTGGATGGCGCGCATCAGCACGCCGTCGATGAGCCTGTCGCTCTCACTGAATACCTCGGCGCGCGGCGGTTTATCTCCTCAGGCTCAGGCGGTCAAAGATATCCTGCTGTCGCTGGTCAGCCGTCCTTCGTTGGAGAATCGTGAATTACAGCTGGTCAGTTAG
- a CDS encoding nucleoside recognition domain-containing protein: MDVIGIIMSAGKSSVDVALYTLLPIMVVMLIIMKYLEVRGILDIIVRWLAPLLKPFGLTGMSAFALIQINFVSFAAPLATLAIMDKRGVSDRQMAATLAMVFAMGQGNVFYPLTPFGLHWLAAITISIVGGLCAAALCWYATGRKLSIVESSRAEVLPESEQNNHGLIAVINSAGADAIRLALGAVPMLILSLTIVGLMQAAGVIEMLQRVLMPLLQWLHIPENFVLPALVKCVAGGTAYFGVISELAQQGKVTLSQINASAGLLIQTFDLPGIGIFLGVSSRFVRLFRFVAPAALIGIALRTVLHILVF, from the coding sequence ATGGATGTCATCGGCATCATTATGTCAGCGGGGAAATCCTCCGTCGACGTAGCGCTTTATACCTTATTACCCATTATGGTCGTCATGCTGATCATAATGAAATATCTCGAAGTCCGCGGAATTCTCGACATCATCGTGCGCTGGCTGGCGCCGCTGCTAAAACCCTTTGGGTTGACCGGCATGAGCGCCTTCGCGCTGATTCAGATAAATTTTGTGAGTTTTGCCGCCCCGCTCGCCACGCTGGCGATTATGGATAAACGTGGTGTTTCCGACCGACAAATGGCCGCCACCCTGGCGATGGTGTTCGCCATGGGCCAGGGCAACGTTTTCTACCCCTTAACGCCGTTCGGCCTGCACTGGCTGGCCGCAATCACCATTTCTATTGTCGGTGGACTCTGCGCCGCAGCGCTCTGCTGGTACGCCACCGGGCGTAAGTTATCCATTGTCGAGAGCAGCCGGGCAGAAGTGCTCCCGGAAAGCGAACAAAATAATCACGGGCTGATTGCGGTGATCAATAGCGCCGGCGCCGACGCTATCCGCCTGGCGCTTGGCGCCGTGCCGATGCTGATTTTATCTTTGACCATCGTCGGCCTGATGCAGGCGGCTGGCGTCATCGAAATGCTGCAGCGCGTGCTGATGCCGCTGCTGCAATGGCTACATATCCCGGAAAACTTCGTTCTGCCCGCGCTGGTGAAATGTGTGGCGGGCGGTACCGCCTATTTTGGGGTTATCTCCGAGCTGGCGCAGCAGGGAAAAGTGACGCTCAGCCAGATTAACGCCTCCGCGGGGCTGCTCATCCAGACCTTCGACCTACCCGGCATCGGCATTTTCCTTGGCGTCAGCTCAAGATTTGTGCGTCTTTTCCGCTTCGTCGCCCCTGCCGCCCTCATCGGTATTGCGCTGCGGACGGTATTGCACATCCTGGTGTTCTGA
- a CDS encoding 4'-phosphopantetheinyl transferase family protein, whose amino-acid sequence MFIVTDTFRDLPFIQHAECGYLRADPALKFCRVRFARTQLQDALFNQYAVPFPSSLAGAVVKRKAEYLAGRYCAHYLLRQAGCLEPVLSAADRAPVWPAGWRGSVSHSEDIAIAVVAAEADGRYPGVDIEHLQPGVMLESADMFVSRTEQTLLSCCGLDMEWALLLAFSAKESLFKALYPRVQQMFDFDAAAIVALDPAKQRFTLRLNKTLSDAFAAGSQFSGEYHFSEGSVLTCLC is encoded by the coding sequence ATGTTTATCGTTACCGACACCTTCCGCGATTTACCTTTTATTCAGCATGCCGAGTGCGGCTATCTTCGCGCTGACCCGGCGTTAAAATTTTGTCGGGTACGTTTCGCCAGGACACAATTACAGGACGCACTTTTCAACCAATACGCCGTCCCGTTCCCTTCTTCTCTTGCGGGCGCCGTCGTAAAACGTAAAGCCGAATATCTGGCCGGGCGCTACTGTGCGCACTATTTACTGCGACAAGCCGGCTGCTTAGAGCCGGTGTTAAGCGCCGCCGATCGCGCGCCAGTTTGGCCGGCAGGCTGGCGAGGAAGCGTCTCGCATAGCGAAGATATCGCCATCGCGGTGGTTGCCGCAGAGGCCGACGGCCGGTATCCCGGGGTCGATATCGAGCATCTGCAACCGGGGGTCATGCTGGAAAGCGCCGATATGTTTGTCTCGAGAACGGAACAGACGCTGCTTTCCTGTTGTGGGCTGGATATGGAGTGGGCACTGCTGCTGGCTTTCTCAGCCAAAGAGAGCCTGTTCAAAGCGCTATATCCGCGCGTACAGCAGATGTTTGATTTTGATGCCGCCGCCATAGTCGCACTCGACCCGGCAAAACAGCGTTTCACGTTACGCCTCAATAAAACGCTCAGCGACGCCTTTGCCGCAGGTAGCCAGTTCAGCGGCGAATATCACTTCAGTGAAGGCTCCGTTCTTACCTGCCTGTGCTAG